A region from the Candidatus Sysuiplasma jiujiangense genome encodes:
- a CDS encoding PAS domain S-box protein has protein sequence MLEGIGETYFEIDLNGNLTLFSDTLCGITGYSREELAGMNYRNYVSRKTAERLYEVFDNVFLTGRLEAGVDCEIAGKQGKGTLMEASVQLMKDKDGKPEGFSGLVREMTAGCHDHSKGHKQ, from the coding sequence ATGCTCGAGGGCATCGGCGAAACATACTTCGAGATCGATCTGAACGGCAACCTCACATTATTCAGCGACACGCTTTGCGGGATAACCGGGTATTCGCGGGAGGAGCTTGCCGGCATGAATTACAGAAACTACGTCAGCAGGAAGACCGCAGAGAGATTATACGAAGTCTTTGACAATGTGTTTCTTACAGGCAGGCTCGAGGCGGGAGTCGACTGCGAAATAGCAGGGAAGCAAGGCAAGGGCACATTGATGGAGGCATCAGTACAGCTCATGAAGGACAAGGACGGCAAACCGGAAGGATTCAGTGGCCTGGTCAGAGAGATGACTGCAGGCTGTCACGATCATTCAAAGGGACACAAACAGTAA
- a CDS encoding divalent metal cation transporter, whose product MKQLNSLPVDIRYRAEDRLHVAFHRERHTRLSRLELFFILIGPGILVMIADNDAGGVITYAQTGAIFGIGFFIPFMILMLPVAYFVQEMTVRLGAVTHRGHAELIWKHYGKFWGSFSLGDLVIANFLTLITEFIGITVGLSIFGVPRIFSAAVFVCIVIAIQLFLRYYTWERVSLFIAVFNLVFIPLLLFLPHPAWSQVAASFATWRINGGVSSLFIYVLLANLGTTIAPWMLFFQQSSVVDKGLTEKDIKFGQRDTLIGSAVMVAVAIAIIILTGMTVYGSAVRGTPGIDSILLSFEARVGVFPMELFAAGLIEAGFIAAIAISASTSWAMSEAFGWKKSINLPARDGVMFYLPSFASLAIAASVTLIPGAPLGYLNLTVQVIATIFMPAAMLFLLLLLNDKGIMGDRTNKRWQNAIGFSIIGFLILMNALYGLSIALPALFSHIVGWL is encoded by the coding sequence ATGAAGCAGTTAAATTCGCTCCCTGTCGATATCAGGTACAGGGCGGAAGACAGGCTGCATGTGGCTTTTCACCGTGAAAGGCACACGCGTCTTTCAAGACTGGAACTCTTTTTCATTTTAATCGGCCCGGGCATACTGGTGATGATCGCAGACAACGATGCAGGCGGCGTGATCACGTATGCGCAGACCGGCGCTATCTTCGGCATAGGTTTTTTCATACCGTTCATGATACTCATGCTTCCGGTAGCATATTTTGTGCAGGAAATGACTGTGAGGCTCGGGGCGGTAACCCACAGGGGACACGCCGAACTCATATGGAAACATTATGGCAAATTCTGGGGTTCCTTCTCTCTGGGGGATCTGGTTATTGCCAACTTCCTGACGCTTATCACAGAATTTATAGGCATAACTGTCGGACTGTCTATATTCGGTGTGCCACGTATATTCTCGGCCGCAGTCTTCGTCTGCATCGTGATTGCAATACAGCTCTTCCTGCGTTACTATACCTGGGAACGGGTTTCGCTTTTTATAGCCGTTTTCAACCTTGTTTTCATTCCGCTGCTGCTGTTTCTGCCTCATCCCGCGTGGAGTCAGGTCGCCGCCAGCTTCGCGACATGGAGAATAAACGGCGGCGTGAGTTCCCTTTTCATCTACGTCCTTCTTGCCAACCTGGGCACAACCATTGCCCCCTGGATGCTGTTCTTTCAGCAGTCCTCTGTCGTGGACAAGGGACTGACGGAAAAGGACATAAAATTCGGACAGCGGGATACGCTTATAGGCTCGGCAGTTATGGTCGCAGTCGCCATTGCCATCATTATACTCACCGGAATGACAGTTTACGGCTCGGCTGTCAGGGGCACGCCAGGCATAGACAGCATACTGCTGAGCTTTGAAGCAAGGGTGGGAGTGTTCCCGATGGAGCTATTCGCAGCCGGACTCATAGAAGCGGGTTTTATTGCTGCAATTGCGATTTCAGCCAGTACATCATGGGCAATGAGTGAAGCATTCGGCTGGAAGAAGAGTATAAACCTTCCGGCACGCGACGGCGTCATGTTCTACCTGCCAAGTTTTGCCTCTCTTGCGATCGCGGCATCTGTAACACTTATTCCCGGTGCTCCGCTCGGTTATCTCAACCTGACAGTACAGGTCATAGCCACAATCTTCATGCCGGCAGCCATGCTGTTTCTTCTGCTGCTCCTCAATGACAAGGGGATAATGGGAGACCGCACCAACAAACGATGGCAGAATGCAATCGGTTTTTCAATAATAGGTTTCCTGATACTGATGAATGCGCTTTACGGTCTGTCGATCGCGCTTCCTGCCCTGTTCAGCCACATCGTGGGGTGGCTGTGA
- a CDS encoding nucleotidyl transferase AbiEii/AbiGii toxin family protein, producing the protein MIDEGTLLGLSGRFSDQRQLEKDYLLTLLLREIYSIFSNDLIFKGGTSLKYFYNLNRFSEDLDFSYTGQYGADGRRLLYHKLNSALDSLSLQYEVIEREHRGNKFEGRVIGVNFEARVRGPLNRKLGRLQNIKLDISTRQDVMSNPDTKYLLPIYPDIATFTVPVMNIEEIVAEKIASIFERDKLRDIYDLYFLLFVSGRGYNESMVSEKMSRRKEIFDKEKLLSKINGALDRMKWRSELFYLVNPLPESKVVVESLERALRNC; encoded by the coding sequence ATGATAGACGAAGGGACACTTCTGGGGTTGTCCGGCAGATTCAGTGACCAAAGGCAACTGGAGAAGGATTATCTTCTGACCCTTCTTCTGCGTGAGATTTACTCTATATTCAGCAATGATCTGATATTCAAAGGCGGGACATCTTTGAAGTACTTTTACAATTTAAACAGATTCTCAGAGGATCTTGACTTCTCTTACACGGGACAATACGGAGCTGATGGCAGAAGATTGCTGTACCACAAGTTAAACTCTGCACTTGACAGTCTGAGCCTTCAATATGAGGTCATTGAGAGGGAACACAGAGGCAACAAGTTTGAAGGGCGAGTAATAGGCGTCAACTTTGAGGCCAGAGTTCGGGGACCGCTGAACAGGAAGCTGGGTCGGCTTCAGAACATCAAGTTGGACATAAGCACCAGGCAGGACGTCATGTCGAATCCAGACACCAAGTATCTGCTCCCTATTTACCCGGACATAGCCACATTCACAGTTCCGGTCATGAACATTGAAGAGATAGTCGCAGAGAAAATCGCATCAATATTCGAGAGAGACAAACTGCGTGACATATACGATCTGTATTTTCTTCTTTTTGTGAGTGGCCGCGGATATAACGAGTCCATGGTATCGGAAAAGATGAGCAGAAGAAAGGAGATTTTCGACAAAGAGAAATTACTCAGCAAGATCAATGGAGCTCTGGATAGAATGAAATGGAGATCTGAACTCTTCTATCTTGTCAATCCGCTCCCTGAAAGCAAAGTGGTTGTCGAAAGTCTCGAAAGAGCACTAAGGAATTGTTAA
- a CDS encoding SWIM zinc finger domain-containing protein: protein MGRSREERVAEYVDSGFLRARLRTGNRLSCLIEGRYGSYITSVDLNDRLDFSCSCPSEEYPCKHVDALLETYTVNRKSFLDLDRMMKKLAKLEKNELLDKIRSMIIVSPPALSALGVSGFELTRSQDMEERENE, encoded by the coding sequence ATGGGGCGCTCAAGGGAAGAGAGAGTGGCAGAGTACGTCGATTCGGGCTTTCTCCGCGCGCGGCTGAGGACTGGAAACCGTCTTTCCTGCCTGATTGAGGGAAGATACGGCAGCTACATTACAAGTGTCGATCTTAATGACCGCCTGGACTTTTCCTGTTCCTGCCCTTCTGAAGAGTACCCATGCAAGCACGTAGACGCCCTCCTGGAGACTTACACTGTTAACAGGAAGTCGTTCCTCGATCTGGATCGTATGATGAAGAAACTTGCGAAACTGGAGAAAAATGAACTTCTGGACAAAATAAGAAGTATGATAATCGTTTCTCCTCCGGCGCTGTCTGCTCTGGGAGTCAGTGGTTTCGAACTTACAAGGTCCCAAGATATGGAGGAGCGGGAAAACGAGTAA
- a CDS encoding transposase: MCGKVNRKLEAEKVWQCPCGAAHDRDLNAARNIWSRSNPVCLPVTQAGAVG, from the coding sequence GTGTGCGGGAAAGTGAACCGCAAACTCGAAGCGGAGAAGGTGTGGCAATGCCCCTGTGGTGCCGCACATGACCGTGACCTGAATGCTGCGAGGAACATCTGGTCGCGGTCCAACCCAGTGTGTCTGCCTGTGACTCAGGCAGGAGCGGTAGGCTGA
- a CDS encoding PAS domain-containing protein yields MFDDALCGITGYSREELAGMNYRNYVSMETAERLYQVFHGVFLTGKPETGVSCEILGKNGKARWVEVSIQLMKDKNGKPEGFRGLVREMTTSCHELQMHTNSVEGSWHMMIFIKGTGRISVSQAVSSPGQRVFHPLR; encoded by the coding sequence TTGTTCGACGATGCACTTTGCGGGATAACCGGTTATTCGCGGGAAGAGCTTGCCGGAATGAATTACAGAAACTACGTCAGCATGGAAACGGCAGAGAGACTGTATCAGGTCTTTCATGGTGTGTTTCTCACAGGTAAGCCTGAAACGGGGGTCAGTTGCGAAATACTGGGGAAGAATGGCAAGGCCAGATGGGTGGAGGTTTCGATACAGCTCATGAAGGACAAGAACGGCAAACCGGAAGGATTCAGGGGCCTTGTAAGAGAAATGACAACAAGCTGCCATGAGCTTCAAATGCACACAAACAGCGTTGAAGGAAGCTGGCATATGATGATATTCATAAAGGGAACAGGGCGCATTTCAGTCTCTCAGGCGGTCAGTAGTCCCGGTCAAAGAGTATTCCATCCCCTGAGGTAA
- a CDS encoding IS200/IS605 family accessory protein TnpB-related protein, translated as MEAGSAKWTLTGPGKRAEGLKSEAPDTSFVIVMEKLKHIRRSKRKGNGNGRSIRRRINRWPFSMLQQATEYKAAWAGVAVEYAKEMLRVRESEPQTRSGEGVAMPLWCRT; from the coding sequence GTGGAAGCCGGCAGCGCGAAATGGACGCTCACCGGGCCGGGGAAGAGAGCGGAAGGACTGAAGTCCGAGGCGCCGGACACATCCTTTGTCATTGTGATGGAGAAGCTGAAGCACATACGCAGGTCAAAGAGGAAGGGCAATGGCAACGGCCGATCAATCAGGCGACGCATAAACAGATGGCCTTTCTCGATGCTGCAGCAAGCGACAGAGTACAAGGCGGCGTGGGCCGGTGTCGCTGTGGAGTACGCCAAAGAAATGCTCCGTGTGCGGGAAAGTGAACCGCAAACTCGAAGCGGAGAAGGTGTGGCAATGCCCCTGTGGTGCCGCACATGA
- a CDS encoding PAS domain S-box protein, which produces MRSGNGGIKILYVDDECFLHDPFKLYMEKDGEFLVDAVDSANKALERLSSGHYDAVVSDYQMPGMDGIGFLKHLRSKDRKIPFILFTGRGREEVAIEAINSGADFYLQKGGDISSQFAELTHFIKGVVESREAEEELVAMERKLTSFFAHTADAIVLFDGGGNVLNINAAAEQLFGATESELAGRRLTLRGEGATARFDEIFRKTVEKGTPMSHDEVLERSDGGRLYLSVSMTPIRDASGGVAFVACTIRDVTDKTRSQALVRAIRDTSIAVLRERPLDGILSYLCGTVAEIFQFRGVGVFLKENDGSLRLLSRAENMPEFGMEKAVRWDDSPGGRTLTGSAVRTGRIRVGRIDDPDCIEWKDIVGKDGYDSVISIPIVSGDQTMGAMTVVGSDLRKISAEAIGQLENAAEAISIAIQSSRQREKQKLLEAALESASDTVVLTDKEGIIEWANHAFTLTTGYTLDEVKGRTPRVLKSGKHDAAFYKNLWNTILSGKVFHARLTNRRKNGELYIEDTVITPVANEKGTISNFIAIKRDVTEQMTLMKNCGRARRDTGRCSRASAKHTSRSI; this is translated from the coding sequence ATGCGTTCCGGGAACGGTGGAATAAAAATACTCTACGTTGACGACGAGTGTTTTCTACACGATCCGTTCAAGCTCTACATGGAGAAGGACGGCGAATTCCTCGTCGATGCCGTGGACTCGGCAAATAAGGCGCTGGAAAGGCTGTCCTCCGGCCACTACGATGCTGTTGTGTCTGACTACCAGATGCCCGGAATGGACGGGATAGGATTTTTGAAGCATCTCCGTTCGAAAGACAGGAAGATTCCGTTCATTCTGTTTACCGGGAGGGGGAGGGAGGAAGTGGCAATCGAAGCAATAAACAGCGGTGCAGACTTCTACTTACAGAAGGGAGGAGACATTTCTTCCCAGTTCGCTGAACTCACCCATTTCATCAAAGGTGTGGTTGAAAGCCGTGAAGCGGAGGAAGAGCTCGTAGCGATGGAAAGGAAACTCACATCCTTCTTCGCGCACACAGCTGATGCCATCGTCCTCTTTGACGGCGGCGGAAATGTGCTCAACATCAACGCTGCCGCGGAACAGCTCTTCGGAGCGACCGAAAGCGAACTTGCGGGCAGGAGACTCACGCTGCGCGGTGAAGGTGCAACAGCAAGATTCGATGAGATATTCAGAAAGACTGTTGAGAAGGGGACTCCGATGAGCCATGACGAAGTGCTGGAGAGGAGTGACGGCGGCCGTTTGTACCTGAGCGTCAGTATGACGCCGATAAGGGATGCATCCGGTGGTGTTGCGTTCGTCGCCTGCACGATCAGGGATGTGACAGACAAGACACGTTCCCAGGCGCTTGTGAGGGCCATACGCGATACGTCCATTGCGGTGCTCAGGGAAAGACCGCTTGACGGCATTCTTTCATATCTGTGCGGCACCGTAGCGGAGATATTCCAGTTCAGGGGAGTCGGCGTATTTCTCAAGGAGAATGACGGTTCTCTCAGACTTCTGTCGAGGGCGGAAAATATGCCGGAGTTCGGGATGGAAAAGGCGGTACGATGGGATGACAGCCCCGGCGGAAGAACACTGACAGGCAGTGCGGTGCGAACCGGCAGGATCCGGGTGGGCCGTATTGACGATCCTGATTGCATTGAGTGGAAGGATATTGTGGGGAAGGACGGTTACGATTCGGTCATTTCCATACCGATTGTATCAGGGGACCAGACAATGGGCGCAATGACCGTGGTAGGCAGCGACCTACGGAAAATTTCAGCTGAAGCGATAGGACAACTGGAAAACGCAGCGGAAGCCATAAGCATTGCAATACAGTCATCGCGGCAAAGGGAAAAACAGAAGCTTCTGGAGGCAGCCCTCGAGAGCGCGAGCGACACTGTAGTTCTCACCGACAAGGAAGGCATAATCGAATGGGCAAACCACGCATTCACGCTAACCACCGGTTATACCCTCGATGAGGTGAAGGGCAGGACGCCACGGGTGTTGAAATCAGGGAAGCACGACGCCGCTTTCTACAAAAACCTCTGGAATACTATACTTTCCGGAAAGGTGTTCCATGCAAGACTCACGAACAGACGCAAGAATGGCGAACTGTACATAGAGGATACTGTTATCACCCCGGTGGCGAATGAAAAAGGCACCATCTCGAACTTCATTGCTATAAAGAGGGACGTAACAGAGCAGATGACCTTGATGAAGAACTGCGGAAGAGCGAGGAGAGATACAGGACGATGCTCGAGGGCATCGGCGAAACATACTTCGAGATCGATCTGA